Below is a genomic region from Culicoides brevitarsis isolate CSIRO-B50_1 chromosome 2, AGI_CSIRO_Cbre_v1, whole genome shotgun sequence.
aagaattttttataacattgtgacaaaaaatgaataatttaatcattaCGCCGTTTGTCATTGcaataaaatccaataaaaatgtggattaaaatgttaaatggaAACATTCAAATCacgttaattaaaatattatattatcttCTCCCCGTAACGAAgcttttcatgtaaaaagaCACGCCTTTAAATGACTTTAAGCCAATCGTAAAAGGAATTTTCCCTCTATACATGGACCAAAAAGCAGAAAAGcttcgaacaaaaattgaaaattgtataaaaaacttGCATCCAAATATGGTTCAAGCAAAACTTGTACGCAACGACGACCTGGAGGTAGCAGTTTAAATACGACACTTACGATTCAATAAGCATCtcccatattgtctagtgGTTAGGATATCCGGCTCTCACCCGGAAGGCCCGGGTTCGATTCCCGGTATgggaagacaatttttttgattattttttcatgaatttttttatgttttacaatttttttaacataaaaaaatgatgaaaaataattcaaaaaaattgtctaaaataaaacttcagaaaaatgcaaaaatgtcTTTATTTCTGTATATTtagattcaaattttcaaaaaagtaaatgtcTTGTGATGTGTTAgtgtaaaaatagaaaatatctcatctcaaataaaaacaaaaaatataaaaataacaaatgctCCTAACTCTCCTCCGGGTCAATTAGCTTTGAATGCACTCCCATTAAgctctgaaaattaaaaaaaaattattaatattgaatttttgataagaaacgaCAAAATATCAACGATAATGGTTTTAATCTCACACAAAGTCAAGTTTAAGGAACATGTTTGGACAATaacatgataatttttattgcattcctGCACGACTTTCTGGTTCAGCCATTTTATGATGGACTGCACTCAAGGCCTGAAATtttcattcgattttttttaattttttttttcaaacaaaaaattttcccgttaccaataaaagtttgttaaagagaaagagagagcaAGAATAAGACCatcaccattttttttttcataaataaagcagaaaaatgaagcaaagaggaaaaaaaaaaataaaaaaagtgaaagttaccttaaaatatttaacagttTTGACGCGTAATTCCAACGTTGCATCTTCGTCACACACGAACAAACAGGATGGATGTTGTTGAAATGCACTAACGGtccacctaaaaaaaaaatttaaattaattttcgatttttttcagataaaatttgtttttacatGTGATTTACGCCCTCTTCAATGGCTTTGTACAACGCAAATGCCTTGTGAGCTCCCGTAATTAAAATCATGACCTCTTTCGCATCCATAACCGTGCCAACGCCAACCGTTAAAGCCTCTTTCGGGACTTTTGTCATGTCATTCCCGAAGAAACGGGCATTCGCTTCGAGCGTATCTTGCGCCAATGTCTTGACTCGAGTACGCGAAACGAGCGAAGATCCCGGTTCATTAAATGCAATATGCCCATCGGGTCCAATGCCGCCAATAAAGAGCTCGACACCGCCTGCTTCTGTAATTTTTCGCTCGTATTCGAGACATTCGGCTTTCAAATCGGGCGCATTTCCATCCAAAATGTGCACGTTCTGAGGCTCGATATCGATATGCTTGAAAAATTCGTTCCACATGTAGTAATGATAGCTCTCCGGATGATCACGCGGCAAATTTACGTACTCATCCATGTTGAAAGTCTTCACGTACTTGAAGGAGACTTTGCCCTCTTTGTGGAAATGAATCAGTCTTTTGTACATGGCTAACGGAGTActgcctaaaaaaaatttttttttttttaattttaatttttttgaaggaaattgatCGAAAAATTACCTGTTGGCAATCCGAgcacaaaataattatctgGACCGGGCTTGAAGTCATTAATTCGTTTCATGACATAACGAGCTGCCCAATCTCCCACAGAGGCAGAAGTATCTAAAATGACTAGTCTCATAGttgtctgaaaaaataataaataaaaatttgttttattacgtcttgaaactgaaaaattgatgTGTTCGTGCTCTTTaagtaaacatttaatttatgaataataaaaataccgaATTCTGTATCGAAGTAGGTCAACAAACTCTTATCAATTTGTACTGAGAGAccttttaacagttttttgcgttaaaaaggactttttgtacaaatttttttgttgaaatttgaaggaattttaattttttacgatttttagatatttttacttacataatttcgataaaattggacaaaaataacaaaaaatttggagataaaaaaacaaaaacgttCAATGTCaacaatgtaaattttaattaaggcgATTTGTCATATGTATAACTTCAtatgtataaattttgattaaaaattgttatacttatcaattttaggcgactcaaattgaatttttgacagttattaggcaagtacaattttaaattattttctttttttcgtgtttttaatttttcaacaaaaaaataaataattaggtaatttttatataataaatatttaattttattttatttaatttaattaattttaattttcagctttttgagtcaaattaaaaaaaaaaaaaaaaaaaataggaaatattttaaaatttgaaaaaaattgaaagaaataattttaaccaatattagaaattttttgagtttgaaaatatttttgagctaaattaattattcatttcttattttttgagaattttttatttaaaaccgatgaaaaataattaataaaaaaaatattttttgttcgttcgttGAAACGTTCtctttatttaaacaattttaaaaaaaaataattttttttttcaaaattaaatttttttttaataaaaataaaaaatgcaataaaaataaaaaaaaatttaaaattaaaaaaaaatttattgaaatttaaaatgaaaatttaaattagaacataagttcaaagttaaattaagtaaaaaataaaaaaaataaaatatatatcatagaaaaatttttattttaaaaaaaaaaagttgaaaattaaataaaaaaaaaagattaaaaatatttattttattttgaaaattaattatgacaaaatataaatatgtaaagaaattttttaattttttaccattttcgaTATGTagaaatatgaatatttttgtcaatagaaaaaaataaatttttaattaaatttaatgatcaaataaattaaaaaaattattctaaaataaactaatttttatttcaaaaatttcaggaaaaaatatgaaaaaaattataaaattcaaaattaaattttttaaatgaaaaattttgaaatgtgaaacatttttaaaagttgcatttgcctcaaataaaaataaaaatctggcAACCGTACAAGTCGGCAAGTTTCAtgtgcatttaaatttttggaagaaaaaagaaaggaaattTAAAGGATTTGCGAGATGAATACTCTGCAAAAGTTGAGACCATTGAGCAATTTGACGCGAGTGATGTACCATCCGATGGTTGTCAGTCACAGAACGCGCGTCACGACTCCAATTAACACTGTCATAATGTTCGTGCCACAACAAGAGGCCTGGGTAAGAATTCTTTCGGAGGTTTTTTGGAGctcatgaacaattttttcgaaaatttcccttgattttaatcttaaaagtCATTCAAGCTCCTAAAAAccttgtttaaattttctgactcAATTATTACGAAATCCCATTTTTTTGCAGGTTGTCGAGCGAATGGGAAAATTCAATCGAATTTTGGAGCCTGGACTTAATCTTTTGCTGCCAATTGTCGACAAAGTCAAGTACGTACAAAGTTTGAAGGAAATCGCCATCGACATCCCCAAACAGAGCGCCATCAGTTCCGACAACGTCACTCTCAGCATCGACGGAGTCCTTTATTTGCGAGTTCTTGATCCTTATTTGGCGTCTTATGGCGTCGAAGATCCCGAATTCGCCATCACACAACTCGCACAAACGACCATGAGATCCGAATTGGGCAAAATTGCGTTGGACAAAGTCTTTCGGGAGCGCGAATCGTTGAACATCAACATCGTCGAGGCGATTAACAAGGCAAGCACCGCTTGGGGCATCAGTTGTTTGCGTTACGAAATCCGCGATATTCGATTGCCGACACGCGTTCACGAAGCGATGCAGATGCAAGTCGAGGCAGAACGGAAAAAACGCGCAGCAATTTTGGAATCCGAAGGTATTCGAGAGGCGGATATTAATGTCGCCGAAGGTAAACGTCAAGCGAGAATTTTGGCTTCCGAAGCCGAGAAACAGGAACAAATTAATCAGGCGTCGGGTAAAGCGGCTGCAATTCTCGCAATTGCtgaaggtaaattttaattttttcatgaaattcgttaaaaattcttaaaattatcgaaaaattcgtTCCAGCTAAGGCGAAACAAATCAGTACGATCGGAAATTCATTGGAAATGAGCAAAGGAAAGAACGCTGCCTCATTATTAGTCGCTGAAAAATACGTCAAAGCATTCGGAAATCTCGCCAAGACAAACAACACCGTTATACTGCCTGCCAATGCTAACGATATCTCAGGtaattttccttgaatttcatttttttatcaaaattttagctaaaaattaaatttttacaaaattttaggaGCCGTCGCCTCAGCAATGACAATTTACAAAAGTCTAAACGAGAAAGGATACCAAACGCAAGCGATTGAAGACCTAAATGACGATGATTATGATTTAACAGGAGCAACAGTAACGATTCCGCCGACACGAACTGCTTCAGAAGATAAGAAAAGAGACGAgtagaacttaaaaaaaaattaaagtattcgATGCTTATATGAATATATTGTAAAAGGAATAAAGAGGatggatgaaaattattagaaaaaatatttgattttcagttttaaacaatttaacaatttaaaattttttttccataatttttgatcaatttcaagcttgaaaaccatcaaatgggctctcaaaatgaaaattacagattttcaattgattttcgaaatattttccaCAGAATGgttttcaaagcaaattttcataattttttaatttttttttcttaagggtgttccaaaaccgttttctgtttcgcgttacatgcttgaaaaaaaatccatgggggatgggggatatagaaatttttaatttagttttgctcttgatttagttttcaaatcaaaactatgtcaaagaaaaatttttttttcagtttcaattttttggcagttttgagttataaaatggttaaaaatgataaattagagccctctgacaaatttttatccatttggagcaaaatttgacaaaaaacgctttgacacagtttttgacacagtttttttgctcttgatttagttttcaaaacaaaactatgtcaaagaaaaaattttttttcagtttcaattttttggcagttttgagttataaaatgattaaaaatgataaattagagccctctcttgctccatttggagcaagatttgacaaaaattgctttgacacagtttttgacacagtttttttgctcttgatttagttttcaaaacaaaactattcaaagaaaaattttttttaaattttttggcagttttgagttataaaatggttaaaaatgataaattagagccctctgacaaatttctatccatttggagcaaaatttgacaaaaattgctttgacacagtttttgacacagtttttttgctcttgatttagtttttaaaacaaaactatgtcaaagaaaaatttttttttcagtttcaattttttggcagttttgagttataaaatggttaaaaatgataaattagagccctctgacaaatttttatccatttagagcaaaattttacaaaaatagctttgacacagtttttgacacagtttttttgctcttgatttagtttttaaaacaaaactatgtcaaagaaaaaatttttttttcagtttcaattttttggcagttttgagttataaaatgattaaaaatgataaattagagccctctgacaaatttttatccatttggagcaagatttgacaaaaattgctttgacacagtttttgacacagtttttttgctcttgatttagttttcaaaacaaaactatgtcaaagaaaaaatttttttttcagtttcaattttttgggagttttgagttataaaatgattaaaaatgataaattagagccctctgacatatttcaatccatttggagcaagatttgacaaaaattgctttgacacagtttttgacacagtttttttgctcttgatttagttttcaaaacaaaactatgtcaaaagaaaaaaaatttttcagtttcaattttttggcagttttgagttataaaatgattaaaaatgataaataaattagagcccctctgacaaatttttatccatttgtaagatttgacaaaagtttctttgacacactttttgatttagttttcaaaacaaaactatgtcaaaaaaaaaatttttttttcagtttcaattttttggcagttttgagttataaaatggttaaaaatgataaattagagccctctgacaaatttttatccatttggagcaaaatttgacaaaaattgctttgacacagtttttttgctcttgatttagtttttaaaacaaaactatgtcaaagaaaaaaatttttttcagtttcaattttttggcagttttgagttataaaatgattaaaaatgataaattagagccctctgacaaatttctatccatttggagcaaaatttgacaaaaattgctttgacacagtttttgacacagtttttttgctcttgatttagtttttaaaacaaaactatgtcaaagaaaaaattttttttcagtttcaattttttggcagttttgagttataaaatgattaaaaatgataaattagatgaCAAATATCCAAtttattgctttgacacagtttttttgctcttgatttagtttttaaaacaaaactatgtcaaagaaaaaatttttttcagtttcaattttttggcattaaaaatgataaattagagccctctgacaaatttttatccatttggagcaagatttgacaaaaattgctttgacacagtttttgacacagtttttttgctcttgatttagtttttaaaacaaaactatgtcaaagaaaaaaatttttttcagtttcaattttttggcagttttgagttataaaatgattaaaaatgataaattagagccctctgacaaatttttatccatttggagcaaaatttgacaaaaattgctttgacacagtttttgacacagtttttttgctcttgatttagttttaaaaacaaaaaacattaaaactatatttttacatttttaaaaatttcttaccttaattttcaaaaaattaaaaaaaaactttaaatttttaattctattacaaaaacaaatgaactctttattaattttcatttttttcttcgtatgaGTACactattaaataacaaaactcgataactatttatttttttttgtgcgataataataataaaatcaaacattTCCTTGCTTATGctacaattttctttaattcttaCTCGCTACGAATTACATTAGATAACTTTGGTTAATATTTGCCTATAGAATATGATTGATGTCATGTGtttctaaaatttactttacttAACGTACGATGATTAGAGATAGTAAGTAGAGATGTGTCACGGAACAAGCACAAACAATTAAATGGAAACTTCGATACTTTCATTGTTGTTCAGCGCCTCTTTGTCACTCAGCTCGATGTTAATTATGTCActttcgtcgtcgtcctcATCCTCAACTTCCGTCTCGTTATTCGAACCGGGCATGTGCGCATCGGCAAGCGGGGCATACAAATGATGCGCGGCATCCGAATACGTGACTTTTCCCATGAACGCTCGAATATCGTCGAAATACGAGTCATCAGCGCGATCTGCTTCCGTGCTACTTGGCGAATCACTCGGCCCGATTCCCAAACCCGTGGCATCAGCTTCGTGTTTCTTCAAGTGTCGATCGAGATTCGTTTGTTGTCCGAAGCAGCGTTCGCATAAATTGCATTTGAACGGGCGTTCCTTGTGATGAATGTTCCTCACATGTCGTTGCAAGTTGCTCGAGATGCTGAAGGAGCGTTCGCAATATTTGCATCGGTAAGGTTGTTCGCCCGTATGGGTGCGCAAATGTCTCGTGAGATTCGCCGATCGAGGAAAAACTTTGCCGCAAAATTTGCACGAATAACGATCCTTGTTCTTGCCCATGGCAGCTGCAATGGCGGAATTTGAGATGTTGCCGGCAGCCATTAGTGCCTCCGTGAAGGGTTTCGTGGGAAAAGGCCCGTTGCGGAATAGCTCGAAGTTAACGCGGTTGAATTGCCCTAAAAAAGGATTGAGAGGTCGTTGAAACGTCGGGCGGTAGAGCGCATCCATCAGGTTTATCGGATGAATCGGGCGAGGACACACCATTTGCGGTCCTGGAGAAGATGACGGTGTGGGTGAGATTCGTGGTGAAATGGATGATGAGGGACTTGCCTGTTGCGTGCGAACGGGCGTACATTGTTTGCGTGCAGGCTCGGGCGTCGGCAATTCCGTAGATGGCGACGAAGCAGTTGTCGTTTGGGGCTTTTCGCGACGCACGACTTCGACTTCGATCTCGTCGTCGTTTGTTGACGATTCGCTGaaggattttttctttgtgacaCTCAAGTCTAATGGTTGTTCGCTGCTTTCTTTGGTCATcggttttttctaaaaaaaattaaaaaaataaataaattattaattttaattcattttattttttttaaatcttatttttatttttaaaaataattttattttatttattttattaaattaattttaatttaattttatgattttttaatttaattttattttttgaaaatcagttttaaattttattgaaaaaaaattagtaaggAATTTCCAAAtccgatttttttgaaagtaagaaattaattaatatttcaatttttacaaaaaaaattaaataattttttaatgatttcaaatgaaaatttaaaaaaagttaacattttttttaatattattttttttattattttaataaataattcatttcattttaaatcattttttttaaatttctatactttatttcaattttttgttccaaaatagtttttttttttaatcgaaaaaagataataagtaatgaaaataaaaaattttataattaagtttaaataatttttaaattttttttccaaattaaagatgatattttaataaaaaaaatttaaaatattttttataaattcaaaattcattaaaatgaatgtcaaaaattaaaattaaaaaaaaaattaatattttttttttaaattttttttaaatttttttaatattttttttttaaatattttttaaaaatttttttgacatttatttttaatgtaaatgtaaatgtttcaatttttttaaaaaatatttcaagagaaagaatttttaatatataatatttaaaaaatattaattccattgcaaacattaatattatagattttaattgaaattcaaaaattaaaaaatacatataaaaaaaacaaaaaaaaaatattataatttttcattattttgccttattgaatttttttaaataaataaagcaaaatagaaaaaaaaataaaaaaaattaagagagttcattttaaattaaatttaattaaacaaagatttaattaaattaaataaaaaaaataaaattaaatttttaagaaaaattgaatttttttactcgatttttaataaatttcatttaaattttttaaaaaatataaaaatcttaccttttcAACACTTTCGCCATCATCCTCAATCTCCGACGATCGCCTTTTTCGACTATTTTGAACTTCCTCTCGCTCCTCGAGACTATTTCTCGCATTAACTCGTCTCTTCCGTTCACTCACAATATCTGCCAGATCTTTCCTTTCCTTCGAATTGTAATTCGCgatgttgttattgttgtttgtcTGCAACAACGAGTGCGTCGAATGACTCAAAACGGGCGACGGACTCAACGAATTGCTCTTTTCGTGATGATTACTCGAAGTGACGTCGCTACTTTGTCGCTGTTTGACTTCTTTTTCGTGTTCCGCTCTCGGATGTTCGGGCAAATCAATGGGAGGTTTGCCGAAAAGTAGCGGAAAATGGGGCGGTTGACTCGAATTGTGCTGCGAAAACATACTTTGAAGACTGGAATAATGATGCGGAAAGCCATGCGGGAAAAAGGGACTTCGCGCACCGAACATCA
It encodes:
- the LOC134828416 gene encoding MDS1 and EVI1 complex locus protein EVI1-A translates to MMPLSPINDMKYSHHNLQKFARFQQPPDELEIKNGMVIAKEAIPKGTRYGPFLCKWTADVPLNPQFAWELIVNENNNVRGWLDASEFPTNWMKHIPCASKEEANIQHSFHFGHIWYEVTHDIQPNEELLLPPKVPLFFRDMYDGFEDRSDRETGSQHSGTFEDDFNTSLENSQQGENSNENHHNADNEGAEEDDEDGIDCRCFLCDRQFSDIDSLDDHLVTSHQYPRDKYPCELCSRAYSYRPSLIRHRAVSHGEVRKYPCENCKKVAEFSDPSNLQRHIRTHHVGARSHACPECGKTFATSSGLKQHTHIHSSVKPFQCEVCYKAYTQFSNLCRHKRMHVNCRMQIKCGKCGQSFSTVTSLSKHKRFCDSTGNLPPHNNSRELPLTSSGIQSSAQAAVAAMNTPPNPFLMFGARSPFFPHGFPHHYSSLQSMFSQHNSSQPPHFPLLFGKPPIDLPEHPRAEHEKEVKQRQSSDVTSSNHHEKSNSLSPSPVLSHSTHSLLQTNNNNNIANYNSKERKDLADIVSERKRRVNARNSLEEREEVQNSRKRRSSEIEDDGESVEKKKPMTKESSEQPLDLSVTKKKSFSESSTNDDEIEVEVVRREKPQTTTASSPSTELPTPEPARKQCTPVRTQQASPSSSISPRISPTPSSSPGPQMVCPRPIHPINLMDALYRPTFQRPLNPFLGQFNRVNFELFRNGPFPTKPFTEALMAAGNISNSAIAAAMGKNKDRYSCKFCGKVFPRSANLTRHLRTHTGEQPYRCKYCERSFSISSNLQRHVRNIHHKERPFKCNLCERCFGQQTNLDRHLKKHEADATGLGIGPSDSPSSTEADRADDSYFDDIRAFMGKVTYSDAAHHLYAPLADAHMPGSNNETEVEDEDDDESDIINIELSDKEALNNNESIEVSI
- the LOC134830167 gene encoding glucosamine-6-phosphate isomerase isoform X1 encodes the protein MRLVILDTSASVGDWAARYVMKRINDFKPGPDNYFVLGLPTGSTPLAMYKRLIHFHKEGKVSFKYVKTFNMDEYVNLPRDHPESYHYYMWNEFFKHIDIEPQNVHILDGNAPDLKAECLEYERKITEAGGVELFIGGIGPDGHIAFNEPGSSLVSRTRVKTLAQDTLEANARFFGNDMTKVPKEALTVGVGTVMDAKEVMILITGAHKAFALYKAIEEGVNHMWTVSAFQQHPSCLFVCDEDATLELRVKTVKYFKALSAVHHKMAEPESRAGMQ
- the LOC134830167 gene encoding glucosamine-6-phosphate isomerase isoform X2 gives rise to the protein MRLVILDTSASVGDWAARYVMKRINDFKPGPDNYFVLGLPTGSTPLAMYKRLIHFHKEGKVSFKYVKTFNMDEYVNLPRDHPESYHYYMWNEFFKHIDIEPQNVHILDGNAPDLKAECLEYERKITEAGGVELFIGGIGPDGHIAFNEPGSSLVSRTRVKTLAQDTLEANARFFGNDMTKVPKEALTVGVGTVMDAKEVMILITGAHKAFALYKAIEEGVNHMWTVSAFQQHPSCLFVCDEDATLELRVKTVKYFKSLMGVHSKLIDPEES
- the LOC134830514 gene encoding stomatin-like protein 2, mitochondrial, which codes for MNTLQKLRPLSNLTRVMYHPMVVSHRTRVTTPINTVIMFVPQQEAWVVERMGKFNRILEPGLNLLLPIVDKVKYVQSLKEIAIDIPKQSAISSDNVTLSIDGVLYLRVLDPYLASYGVEDPEFAITQLAQTTMRSELGKIALDKVFRERESLNINIVEAINKASTAWGISCLRYEIRDIRLPTRVHEAMQMQVEAERKKRAAILESEGIREADINVAEGKRQARILASEAEKQEQINQASGKAAAILAIAEAKAKQISTIGNSLEMSKGKNAASLLVAEKYVKAFGNLAKTNNTVILPANANDISGAVASAMTIYKSLNEKGYQTQAIEDLNDDDYDLTGATVTIPPTRTASEDKKRDE